TGAAGCATGGACGCATTCACATAGTTATGGTGTTGTTTTCGAGCAAAGGCAAAAAAAATTTTTCCCCCCCCCCCCCCCCCGACAGGAACACACTTATTTGGTACCGTGAGATCGATCTAAAAATACATAGGAATCCCAACAGATAACCTACATAAAAAATTGAAGATATTCAGGAACCGGGAGCAGCATAGTATCGTCACCATGACAACCTACAGTTCCTTATTGTTCAGCCCGTAAATCTCGCCCCCCCGATCGAAATCCTGGCAACACAGAAGCCTAAGAAAAGAGCAAGAAAGTATCTTAAGAAAATGTGGCGCTATTTTCTATGGGTTACTGATATTTATTTTCCAGTTCGCCTCACGGCGCGATGTTAATCGTGAAATGAGTCGCTCACAATTCGAAACGAACCTCAACCGGCTATACATTACCTCGCGCCTGCAAATACTGCAGTCCCTTCAAGACGGTTAGAAATTTTAAATCTTCGATCCAGGGTGTTGCCCTGAACTGATATGCCGATACGCCGTTGGCGTGTCTGAAAAATTATGACACTTTCCCTACGAAACTTTACGCTGGTGGCCCTTCTTCTGTTATTTTGCGCTATTTCTGCACTCCTTCCCCCTAATCGCAACCAGATCAGATTGTATCAATGCGTATATCGCCCATACTACAATGGCCGGCCCGTACCCCCCGAGCACTCATGTTTCAACGCTGATCGGATTCAAAACTCCTTTTGAGGTGTTCAATAGTGAATTACAACCGGACGATTTGTCCATTGTATTTCAAGGTTGAATCCGCCTCAGGCACCACACCGACGGAAGCCAACCTATGCCATCTATGCCCATTACGCTCCGTATCGCTACCCGTAAAAGCCCTCTTGCTCTATGGCAAACGGAGCATGTTCGTGCCGCTCTAGTGACCCACCACCCCAATCTTACGGTAGAATTAGTGGCCATGATCACCCAAGGTGATCGCATCCTGGATACACCGCTCGCCAAGGTAGGGGGAAAAGGGTTGTTTGTGAAGGAACTAGAGCAGGGATTGCAGGAAGGGAGGGCCGACATCGCCGTACATTCCATGAAGGATGTCCCTGTAGAACTCCCCAAGGGGCTGGAGATCGCGGTCATCATGGCCCGCGAAGACCCTAGGGATGCCTTCGTCTCTAACCACTATCCAAGTCTGGAGGCACTGCCTCTGGGCGCACGGGTAGGCACTTCCAGCCTGCGCCGCCAAAGTCAGCTTCGTGCCCATCGACCAGACCTGCAGGTACTGGACCTGCGTGGGAACGTCAATACCCGTCTCAAGCGTCTCGACGCGAACGAGTTCGACGCCATCCTCCTTGCCTGTGCCGGGTTGCTACGTTTGGATTTTGGTAAACGCATCACCCACGCCCTAGACCTCGAAGAAAGTCTACCCGCCATTGGCCAGGGCGCCATCGGCATTGAATGTCGTAGTGACGATCCGGTGGTGCGTCGCCTCATCGCCCCTCTTCATGACCACGATACGGCCATACGAATAGCTGCCGAGCGCGCCCTAAACGCTCGCCTCCACGGCGGCTGTCAGGTGCCTATTGCCGCCCACGCCGAACTTCTCGGCTCTCATCTACGTCTCCGCGCCCTGGTAGGCAGCCCCGATGGAACCCGTCTCGTGCGTGGCGAAACCACCGGGACTGCTGAAGAAGCTGCCTCTCTGGGTGAACAATTGGCCGAAAATCTGCTTTCTCGTGGGGCCGGTGTAATTCTCGCGGAAGTCTATAAGGGCGCAGTGTGAAATTACCCCTGGCAGGCCTCGGGGTACTGGTTACCCGCCCCGCCCACCAATCTGCGAGGTTGTGCGATCTCTTGGCGAAACAGGGGGCGCTCCCCCTCTCTTTTCCCGTCCTGGAGATCACTGGCCCCGAAGACCCTACGGCCCTGCGCATCGTACTTACTCATCTGAGAGAATTCGACCTCGCGATCTTTGTCAGCCCCAATGCGGTGAATTACGCCAAGGATTGGATCGAAGCGGCGGGCGGTCTACCCCCAGAATTGGCGATTGCCGCAGTGGGACAGGGTAGCGCGCACGAACTAACGCGATTAGGATGGCCGATCAATATTGTGCCCAAGGGACGTTTTGACTCAGAGGGGTTACTTGCCGAACCACGCCTAGCTGATGTAAAGGGACAACGAGTGGTCATCTTCCGCGGTGTGGGAGGTCGGGAGCTACTCGCGGAGGAACTAACGCGACGTGGGGCAACGGTGGTGTATGCCGAGGTCTATCGTCGCATCAAACCTGCCATTGACCCCACGGAGTTGCTACACCATCTCGCGTGGAACAAGGTCCATGTCGCGGTGGTTACCAGCATGGAAGGATTGCACAACCTCTACGATTTAATGGGTTCTGCGGGACGAGATTGGCTGTGCAACGTGCGGCTGGTAGTGTTCAGCAGCCGTACCGCTGAACTAGCCCGAGAATTGGGACTTCGCGGAACTATTTTGGTGGCGAAACAGTCTTCAGATGCCGCAGTAGTGGAGACTTTGATCCAAACCTCTTAGTAATATGCTGGATTATGTTGCCGAATCTAGGCGCAACGTGGGGGACAGTGATGGCGGTACCTGAAATTCCTATCTCCAAGCCGATCCACTATCAGGAGGAACCCGGCGAGTCGTACATGAACGACCGGCAACGCGCCTACTTCAGGGGCCTACTCTTGGCGTGGAAACAACAACTTATGGAAGAGGTCGACCGTACCGTAGCCCACATGCAGGACGATGCTACTCACTATCCAGACCCCAACGACCGCGCTACCCAAGAATCAGATTTCACCATCGAGCTGCGCGCACGCGATCGCGAGCGCAAGTTATTACGAAAGATCGACGAGGCACTACGAGAAATTGAGACAGGAGACTACGGCTACTGTGAGACCTGCGGTGCGGAGATCGGGCTACTAAGGTTGGAAGCCCGACTCACCGCCACCCTCTGCATCGAGTGCAAAACCCTACAAGAACGCCGCGAGCGAACCTAGAAGGTTGAACCACGATGCGGAGGTTACGGTGGTAGAAGAATCAAAACTCTATCTCACCTTGTTGACGTTCCAGGCGTTCGTGACGCTCCTGGGCCTCGACGCTCAAGGTTGCGATGGGACGTACCTCCAAACGCCGCAATCCAATATCTTCCCCAGTCTCCTCACAATAACCATAGCTTCCATCTTCGATACGTCGTAAAGCGGCATCAATTTTGGGGAATAACTTACGGTAACGGTTACGGGTACGCAGTTCGAGATTGGCGTCCGCCTCCACCGAGGCCCGGTCCACCAGGTCCGCCTCTTGCCAGTTCTCCTCACGCAGGTACTCCAACGTCTCACGTGATTCCAGTAGTAGCTCATCCCTCCAAGACAATAATTTACGACGAAAGTATTCCAACTGGCGCGGATTCATGTACTCCTCGTCCTCTGAGGGGTGATAACCTTGAGGGAGATCGACAG
The nucleotide sequence above comes from Gammaproteobacteria bacterium. Encoded proteins:
- the hemC gene encoding hydroxymethylbilane synthase yields the protein MPSMPITLRIATRKSPLALWQTEHVRAALVTHHPNLTVELVAMITQGDRILDTPLAKVGGKGLFVKELEQGLQEGRADIAVHSMKDVPVELPKGLEIAVIMAREDPRDAFVSNHYPSLEALPLGARVGTSSLRRQSQLRAHRPDLQVLDLRGNVNTRLKRLDANEFDAILLACAGLLRLDFGKRITHALDLEESLPAIGQGAIGIECRSDDPVVRRLIAPLHDHDTAIRIAAERALNARLHGGCQVPIAAHAELLGSHLRLRALVGSPDGTRLVRGETTGTAEEAASLGEQLAENLLSRGAGVILAEVYKGAV
- a CDS encoding Uroporphyrinogen-III synthase; the encoded protein is MKLPLAGLGVLVTRPAHQSARLCDLLAKQGALPLSFPVLEITGPEDPTALRIVLTHLREFDLAIFVSPNAVNYAKDWIEAAGGLPPELAIAAVGQGSAHELTRLGWPINIVPKGRFDSEGLLAEPRLADVKGQRVVIFRGVGGRELLAEELTRRGATVVYAEVYRRIKPAIDPTELLHHLAWNKVHVAVVTSMEGLHNLYDLMGSAGRDWLCNVRLVVFSSRTAELARELGLRGTILVAKQSSDAAVVETLIQTS
- the dksA gene encoding RNA polymerase-binding transcription factor DksA; protein product: MLPNLGATWGTVMAVPEIPISKPIHYQEEPGESYMNDRQRAYFRGLLLAWKQQLMEEVDRTVAHMQDDATHYPDPNDRATQESDFTIELRARDRERKLLRKIDEALREIETGDYGYCETCGAEIGLLRLEARLTATLCIECKTLQERRERT
- the dksA gene encoding RNA polymerase-binding transcription factor DksA, producing MAVDLPQGYHPSEDEEYMNPRQLEYFRRKLLSWRDELLLESRETLEYLREENWQEADLVDRASVEADANLELRTRNRYRKLFPKIDAALRRIEDGSYGYCEETGEDIGLRRLEVRPIATLSVEAQERHERLERQQGEIEF